A stretch of Lysobacter sp. K5869 DNA encodes these proteins:
- a CDS encoding DUF2272 domain-containing protein → MPRRIASVLPILAVAAALVWPWAGARAADVCPSLRDQGGAAQAATRIAAAACNENLLWYRPFIDLQGRLASASVSESETSRLADGATETWRRTAGYWRETGLLQRMSGFAGASQCFDPYGSAYSTQACRAFLVDNPWSAAFVSYVMMKAAVPGFRPSASHYDYVREAYRNPDQSPFLYLDPASAAPAPGDLLCAVRSSTRVYGYQGLMAALDGGNGSLAMHCDVVVAVNPGNDGKAYLIGGNVQQGATMRMMAVNRNGQFWPLPLRSETQVECSPDTAAACDMNKLDWAALLKLKPDASLAALAPPQPLFAPQQAPPSQPSGCCINCVVGSGIPRCPNPNAPALQPQGQPQPVQD, encoded by the coding sequence CCAAGGCGGCGCGGCGCAGGCCGCGACCCGCATCGCCGCGGCCGCGTGCAACGAAAATCTGCTCTGGTACCGGCCTTTCATCGACTTGCAAGGCCGGCTCGCGAGCGCGTCGGTGAGCGAGTCGGAAACCTCGCGCCTGGCCGACGGCGCCACCGAAACCTGGCGCCGCACCGCCGGCTATTGGCGCGAGACCGGCCTGCTGCAGCGCATGAGCGGTTTCGCCGGCGCCAGCCAGTGCTTCGATCCTTACGGCAGCGCGTATTCGACCCAGGCCTGCCGCGCGTTCCTGGTCGACAACCCGTGGTCGGCCGCGTTCGTCTCTTACGTGATGATGAAGGCCGCGGTGCCCGGCTTCCGTCCTTCGGCCAGCCATTACGACTATGTGCGCGAGGCCTACCGCAATCCGGACCAAAGCCCGTTCCTGTATCTCGACCCCGCGAGCGCGGCGCCGGCGCCGGGCGATCTGCTGTGCGCGGTGCGTTCGAGCACGCGCGTGTACGGCTACCAGGGCTTGATGGCCGCGCTCGACGGCGGCAACGGTTCGCTGGCGATGCATTGCGACGTGGTCGTCGCGGTCAATCCGGGCAACGACGGCAAGGCGTATCTGATCGGCGGCAACGTCCAGCAGGGCGCGACGATGCGGATGATGGCGGTCAACCGCAACGGCCAGTTCTGGCCGCTGCCGCTGCGCAGCGAGACGCAGGTGGAGTGTTCGCCCGACACCGCCGCGGCCTGCGACATGAACAAGCTCGATTGGGCGGCGCTGCTCAAGCTCAAGCCCGACGCGAGTCTGGCGGCGCTGGCGCCGCCGCAGCCGTTGTTCGCGCCGCAACAGGCGCCGCCGTCGCAACCGTCGGGGTGCTGCATCAACTGCGTGGTGGGTTCGGGGATTCCGCGTTGTCCGAATCCGAACGCGCCGGCGTTGCAGCCGCAGGGGCAGCCGCAGCCGGTGCAGGATTGA
- a CDS encoding DUF1244 domain-containing protein, whose product MSQTDPAPDADTLALQAAAFRRLLAHLMHERTDVQNIDLMILAGFCRNCLADWYRDAAVERGQAMSKDQAREAIYGMPFAQWKAQFQKDATPEQLAAFEAAQKRHA is encoded by the coding sequence ATGAGCCAGACCGATCCCGCCCCCGACGCCGACACCCTCGCCCTGCAGGCCGCCGCCTTCCGCCGCCTGCTCGCCCACCTGATGCACGAGCGCACCGACGTGCAGAACATCGACCTGATGATCCTCGCCGGCTTCTGCCGCAACTGCCTGGCGGACTGGTACCGCGACGCCGCCGTCGAACGCGGCCAGGCGATGAGCAAGGATCAGGCGCGCGAAGCGATCTACGGCATGCCGTTCGCGCAATGGAAAGCGCAATTCCAGAAGGACGCGACGCCGGAGCAGCTGGCCGCGTTCGAGGCCGCGCAAAAACGCCACGCCTGA
- the folD gene encoding bifunctional methylenetetrahydrofolate dehydrogenase/methenyltetrahydrofolate cyclohydrolase FolD, with protein MTPPSHPARILDGKRIAEELLDNLKAQVDRRVAAGLSRPGLAVVLIGNDPASSVYVRNKRRAAQKVGIRAIDYDLPADPGDEALLALIDKLNADPEVHGILVQLPLPDRRDATALIHRIDPRKDVDGFHPENVGHLMLRQFGLRPCTPRGITTLLGYTDRPVRGQSATIVGVSNHVGRPMALELLIAGCTVTSCHKFTPMAVLEQSVRNADILVVAVGRPGLIPGEWVKPGAVVIDVGINRLDDGRLVGDVGFAAAAERASWITPVPGGVGPMTVATLMQNTLEAAEAADKAAGRG; from the coding sequence ATGACGCCTCCCTCGCACCCGGCCCGCATCCTCGACGGCAAGCGCATCGCCGAGGAACTGCTCGACAACCTCAAGGCCCAGGTCGACCGCCGCGTCGCCGCGGGGCTGTCGCGGCCGGGGCTGGCGGTGGTGCTGATCGGCAACGACCCGGCCTCCTCGGTGTACGTGCGCAACAAGCGCCGCGCCGCGCAGAAGGTCGGCATCCGCGCGATCGACTACGACCTGCCGGCCGATCCCGGCGACGAGGCGCTGCTGGCCCTGATCGACAAGCTCAACGCCGATCCCGAGGTGCACGGCATCCTGGTCCAGCTGCCGCTGCCCGACCGCCGCGACGCCACCGCGCTGATCCACCGCATCGACCCGCGCAAGGACGTCGACGGCTTCCACCCGGAAAACGTCGGCCACCTGATGCTGCGCCAGTTCGGCCTGCGCCCGTGCACCCCGCGCGGCATCACCACGCTGCTGGGCTACACCGACCGCCCGGTGCGCGGGCAGAGCGCGACCATCGTCGGCGTCAGCAACCACGTCGGCCGGCCGATGGCGCTGGAGCTGCTGATCGCCGGCTGCACCGTCACCAGCTGCCACAAATTCACCCCGATGGCGGTGTTGGAGCAGTCGGTGCGCAACGCCGACATCCTGGTGGTCGCGGTCGGCCGCCCGGGGCTGATCCCGGGCGAATGGGTCAAGCCGGGCGCGGTGGTGATCGATGTGGGCATCAACCGCCTCGACGACGGCCGCCTGGTCGGCGACGTGGGTTTCGCGGCGGCGGCTGAGCGCGCCAGCTGGATTACGCCGGTGCCGGGCGGGGTCGGGCCGATGACGGTCGCCACGCTGATGCAGAACACGCTGGAAGCGGCCGAGGCGGCGGACAAGGCGGCCGGGCGGGGCTGA
- the guaB gene encoding IMP dehydrogenase, with translation MLRIQAEALTFDDVSLVPAHSIVLPKDVNLSTRLTRDLSIRLPILSAAMDTVSEARLAIALAQLGGISIIHKNMSLEAQAAQVAQVKKFEAGVIKEPFTVGPETTIGEVLKLTRARNISGVPVVDGGQLVGIVTSRDMRFEKKLDDPVRHIMTKRDRLVTVREGADDEEVLQLLHKHRIEKVLVVNDGFELRGLITVKDIQKKTDNPNAAKDSAERLLVGAAVGVGGDTEARVEALAAAGVDVIVVDTAHGHSQGVLDRVQWVKKRFPQLQVIGGNIVTGDAALALMDHGADAVKVGVGPGSICTTRVVAGVGVPQITAVAMVAEALQDRIPLIADGGIRYSGDIGKALVAGASTVMVGGLFAGTEEAPGEVELFQGRSYKSYRGMGSIGAMEQGSKDRYFQDASDADKLVPEGIEGRVPYRGPLRGVVHQLAGGLRATMGYVGCATIEEMRKKPSFVRITNAGSRESHVHDVQITKEPPNYRAG, from the coding sequence ATGCTGCGCATCCAGGCTGAAGCGCTGACTTTCGACGATGTGTCTCTCGTCCCCGCGCATTCGATCGTCCTGCCTAAGGACGTAAACCTCTCCACCCGCCTGACCCGCGATCTGTCGATCCGCCTGCCGATCCTGTCGGCGGCCATGGACACCGTCAGCGAGGCCCGTCTGGCCATCGCCCTGGCGCAGCTCGGCGGCATCAGCATCATCCACAAGAACATGAGCCTGGAGGCGCAGGCCGCCCAGGTCGCCCAGGTCAAGAAGTTCGAGGCCGGCGTGATCAAGGAGCCGTTCACCGTCGGCCCCGAGACCACCATCGGCGAAGTGCTCAAGCTGACCCGCGCGCGCAACATCTCCGGCGTGCCGGTGGTCGACGGCGGCCAGTTGGTCGGCATCGTCACCAGCCGCGACATGCGCTTCGAGAAGAAGCTCGACGATCCGGTCCGCCACATCATGACCAAGCGCGACCGCCTGGTCACCGTGCGCGAAGGCGCCGACGACGAAGAAGTGCTGCAGCTGCTGCACAAGCACCGCATCGAGAAAGTCCTGGTGGTCAACGACGGCTTCGAGCTGCGCGGCCTGATCACGGTCAAGGACATCCAGAAGAAGACCGACAACCCCAACGCCGCCAAGGACAGCGCCGAGCGCTTGCTGGTCGGCGCCGCGGTCGGCGTCGGCGGCGATACCGAGGCGCGCGTGGAAGCGCTCGCCGCGGCCGGCGTGGACGTGATCGTGGTCGACACCGCGCACGGCCATTCGCAGGGCGTGCTCGACCGCGTGCAGTGGGTCAAGAAGCGCTTCCCGCAGCTGCAGGTGATCGGCGGCAACATCGTCACCGGCGATGCCGCGCTGGCGCTGATGGATCACGGCGCGGACGCGGTCAAGGTCGGCGTCGGCCCCGGTTCGATCTGCACCACCCGCGTCGTCGCCGGCGTCGGCGTGCCGCAGATCACCGCGGTGGCGATGGTCGCCGAGGCGCTGCAGGACCGCATCCCGCTGATCGCCGACGGCGGCATCCGCTACTCCGGCGACATCGGCAAGGCGCTGGTCGCCGGCGCGTCGACGGTGATGGTCGGCGGCCTGTTCGCCGGCACCGAGGAAGCGCCGGGCGAAGTCGAATTGTTCCAGGGCCGCAGCTACAAGAGCTACCGCGGCATGGGCAGCATCGGCGCGATGGAACAAGGCTCGAAGGACCGCTATTTCCAGGACGCCTCCGACGCCGACAAGCTCGTGCCCGAAGGCATCGAAGGCCGCGTGCCGTACCGCGGCCCGCTGCGCGGCGTGGTCCACCAGCTCGCCGGCGGCCTGCGCGCCACCATGGGTTACGTGGGCTGCGCGACCATCGAGGAGATGCGCAAGAAGCCGAGCTTCGTGCGCATCACCAACGCCGGTTCGCGCGAGAGCCATGTGCATGATGTGCAGATTACGAAGGAACCGCCGAACTATCGCGCCGGCTGA
- the guaA gene encoding glutamine-hydrolyzing GMP synthase, with protein sequence MTDIHSDKILILDFGAQYTQLIARRIRELGVYCEIWAWDHDPAEIEAYGAKGIILSGGPESTTLPGAPRAPQQVFDASLPILGICYGMQTMAAQLGGATEAADQREFGHAEVQLVAQDRLFDGLKDHPGSPPRLDVWMSHGDHVSKAPDGFVVTAKTDRIPVAAFADDARRWYGVQFHPEVTHTKQGQTLLRRFVVDICGCQTLWTAAHIIDDQIARVREQVGGDEVILGLSGGVDSSVVAALLHKAIGDQLTCVFVDTGLLRYNEGDQVMAMFAEHMGVKVVRVNAADRYFEKLKGVSDPEAKRKIIGNLFVEIFDEESQKLGNAKWLAQGTIYPDVIESAGSKTGKAHVIKSHHNVGGLPEDMKLGLVEPLRELFKDEVRRLGVELGLPREMVYRHPFPGPGLGVRILGEVKRDYADLLARADHIFIDELRKAGLYDKTSQAFAVFLPVKSVGVVGDARAYEWVIALRAVETIDFMTAHWAHLPYDFLGTVSNRIINELSGVSRVVYDISGKPPATIEWE encoded by the coding sequence ATGACCGACATCCATAGCGACAAAATCCTGATCCTCGATTTCGGCGCGCAGTACACCCAGCTGATCGCCCGCCGCATCCGCGAGCTCGGCGTGTATTGCGAAATCTGGGCCTGGGACCACGATCCGGCCGAGATCGAAGCCTACGGCGCCAAGGGCATCATCCTGTCCGGCGGCCCCGAATCGACCACGCTGCCGGGGGCGCCGCGCGCGCCGCAGCAAGTGTTCGACGCCAGCCTGCCGATCCTGGGCATCTGCTACGGCATGCAGACCATGGCCGCGCAGCTCGGCGGCGCGACGGAGGCGGCGGACCAGCGCGAGTTCGGCCACGCCGAGGTGCAGTTGGTCGCGCAGGACCGCTTGTTCGACGGCCTCAAGGATCACCCGGGTTCGCCGCCGCGCCTGGACGTGTGGATGAGCCACGGCGACCACGTGTCGAAGGCGCCGGACGGTTTCGTCGTCACCGCCAAGACCGACCGCATCCCGGTCGCCGCCTTCGCCGACGACGCGCGCCGCTGGTACGGCGTGCAGTTCCACCCGGAAGTGACCCACACCAAGCAGGGCCAGACCCTGCTGCGCCGCTTCGTGGTCGACATCTGCGGCTGCCAGACGCTGTGGACCGCCGCGCACATCATCGACGACCAGATCGCGCGCGTGCGCGAGCAGGTCGGCGGCGACGAGGTCATCCTCGGCCTGTCCGGCGGCGTCGATTCCTCGGTGGTGGCGGCGCTGCTGCACAAGGCCATCGGCGATCAGCTCACCTGCGTGTTCGTCGACACCGGCTTGCTGCGCTACAACGAAGGCGACCAGGTGATGGCGATGTTCGCCGAGCACATGGGCGTCAAGGTCGTGCGCGTCAACGCCGCCGACCGTTATTTCGAGAAGCTCAAGGGCGTCAGCGATCCGGAAGCCAAGCGCAAGATCATCGGCAACCTGTTCGTCGAGATCTTCGACGAAGAATCGCAGAAGCTCGGCAACGCCAAGTGGCTGGCGCAGGGCACGATCTACCCGGACGTGATCGAGTCCGCCGGCAGCAAGACCGGCAAGGCCCACGTCATCAAGAGCCACCACAACGTCGGCGGCTTGCCCGAGGACATGAAGCTCGGCCTGGTCGAGCCGCTGCGCGAACTGTTCAAGGACGAAGTGCGGCGCCTGGGCGTCGAACTCGGCCTGCCGCGCGAGATGGTCTACCGCCATCCGTTCCCGGGCCCGGGCCTGGGCGTGCGCATCCTCGGCGAGGTCAAGCGCGACTACGCCGACCTGCTGGCCCGCGCCGACCATATCTTCATCGACGAACTGCGCAAGGCCGGCCTGTACGACAAGACCAGTCAGGCCTTCGCGGTGTTCCTGCCGGTCAAGTCGGTCGGCGTGGTCGGCGACGCGCGCGCCTACGAGTGGGTGATCGCGCTGCGCGCGGTGGAGACCATCGACTTCATGACCGCGCATTGGGCGCACTTGCCGTACGACTTCCTCGGCACGGTGTCCAACCGGATCATCAACGAGCTGTCGGGCGTGTCGCGCGTGGTGTACGACATCAGCGGCAAGCCACCGGCGACGATCGAGTGGGAGTGA
- a CDS encoding TetR/AcrR family transcriptional regulator, protein MRLFWQRGFEATSISELTAAVGVSAPSLYAVFGSKEELFRAALQRYLQQFRLERGQALALPGLSARAAFERLFDAIADGFADCPARSGCMLVSAETGGFGEAATQLREELAAHRAGIEAGFRERIERGQREGDVAADADAAALAKFLSTVVQGLSIQARDGASAQQLREVLRTALRMWPAA, encoded by the coding sequence ATGCGCCTGTTCTGGCAGCGCGGCTTCGAGGCCACCTCGATCAGCGAGCTCACCGCCGCCGTCGGTGTCAGCGCGCCCAGCCTCTATGCGGTGTTCGGCAGCAAGGAAGAGTTGTTCCGCGCCGCGCTGCAGCGCTATCTGCAACAGTTCCGACTTGAGCGTGGACAAGCGCTGGCGCTGCCCGGATTGAGTGCGCGCGCAGCCTTCGAGCGCTTGTTCGACGCCATCGCCGACGGGTTCGCCGACTGCCCCGCCCGCTCGGGCTGCATGCTGGTGTCGGCCGAAACCGGCGGCTTCGGCGAGGCGGCGACGCAGTTGCGCGAGGAACTGGCCGCGCACCGCGCCGGCATCGAAGCGGGTTTCCGCGAACGCATCGAGCGCGGCCAGCGCGAGGGCGACGTCGCCGCCGATGCGGACGCCGCGGCGCTGGCCAAATTCCTTTCGACCGTGGTGCAAGGCTTGTCGATCCAGGCCCGCGACGGCGCCAGCGCGCAGCAGCTGCGCGAGGTGCTGCGCACGGCGCTGCGGATGTGGCCGGCGGCTTGA
- a CDS encoding DUF1993 domain-containing protein, translating to MSLSLYDISVPAFQRGLDVLSHLLDKGVAHIREQGGDPAQLLTGRLAPDMYTLIGQVQSASDAAKFGAARLAGIAPPSFPDTETTLEELRERIAKTQDFLRSVSPQSMDGQEEREIVIRPGGRELTFVARDYIRGFVLPNFYFHLTTAYGILRHLGVPLGKMDYLRGAA from the coding sequence ATGAGCCTCTCGCTCTACGACATCTCCGTGCCCGCGTTCCAGCGCGGCCTCGACGTGCTCTCGCACCTGCTCGACAAGGGCGTCGCCCACATCCGCGAACAGGGCGGCGACCCCGCGCAGCTGCTGACCGGCCGCCTCGCGCCGGACATGTACACCTTGATCGGCCAGGTCCAGTCGGCCAGCGACGCGGCCAAGTTCGGCGCCGCGCGTCTGGCCGGCATCGCGCCGCCGAGCTTTCCCGACACCGAGACCACGCTGGAGGAACTGCGCGAGCGCATCGCCAAGACCCAGGACTTCCTGCGCAGCGTGAGCCCGCAGAGCATGGACGGGCAGGAAGAGCGCGAGATCGTGATCCGCCCGGGCGGCCGCGAGCTCACCTTCGTCGCCCGCGACTACATCCGCGGTTTCGTGCTGCCGAACTTCTATTTCCACCTCACCACCGCCTACGGCATCCTGCGCCACCTCGGCGTGCCGCTGGGCAAGATGGACTATCTGCGCGGCGCCGCCTGA
- the tadA gene encoding tRNA adenosine(34) deaminase TadA, translating to MSEPQQDEIDRYWMRRALDLAERAEREYDEIPVGAVLVSAAGEMLGEGWNRNIGQHDPSAHAEIVAMREGGQRIGNHRLIGSTLYVTLEPCAMCAMAMVHARVARVVFGAFDPKTGAAGSVFDLLGDPRHNHRVMVQGGVLGEEAGARLSAYFRRKRGKPV from the coding sequence GTGAGCGAGCCCCAACAGGACGAGATCGACCGCTACTGGATGCGCCGCGCGCTGGATCTGGCCGAGCGCGCCGAGCGCGAGTACGACGAGATCCCGGTCGGCGCGGTGCTGGTGTCGGCCGCCGGCGAAATGCTCGGCGAGGGCTGGAACCGCAACATCGGCCAGCACGATCCGTCCGCGCACGCCGAAATCGTGGCGATGCGCGAAGGCGGCCAGCGCATCGGCAACCATCGCCTGATCGGCAGCACCTTGTACGTGACCCTGGAGCCGTGCGCGATGTGCGCGATGGCGATGGTGCACGCGCGCGTCGCGCGGGTGGTGTTCGGCGCGTTCGATCCCAAGACCGGCGCGGCCGGCAGCGTGTTCGATCTGCTCGGCGATCCGCGCCACAACCATCGCGTGATGGTGCAGGGCGGGGTGTTGGGCGAAGAGGCCGGCGCGCGGTTGAGCGCGTATTTCCGGCGCAAGCGCGGCAAGCCGGTGTAA